One genomic region from Apodemus sylvaticus chromosome 1, mApoSyl1.1, whole genome shotgun sequence encodes:
- the LOC127687015 gene encoding stearoyl-CoA desaturase 4 isoform X1 has product MKHIWANTRHSQQVQLCIPFKSQAWKEPHTAGRSRDTCTVSQISSKRSTATTTDPHSWRQQDGEEEMPLQAEDIRPEMREDLHDPSYQDEEGPPPKLEYVWRNIILMALLHVGALYGITLVPSCKVYTWLFGIFYNVVAGLGITAGAHRLWSHRTYKARLPLRIFLIILNTMAFQNDVYEWARDHRAHHKFSETHADPHNSRRGFFFSHMGWLLVRKHPAVKEKGGKLDMSDLKAEKLVMFQRRYYKLAVTLIFILPTLVPWYFWGETFRHSLYITTFLRHGILLNFTWLVNSAAHLYGHRPYDRGIGARENPLVSMASLGEGFHNYHHTFPYDYSVSEYRWHINFTTFFIDCMAALGLAYDRKKVSKAAVLAKIKRTGDGSHKSS; this is encoded by the exons ATGAAGCACATCTGGGCAAATACCAGACACAGTCAGCAAGTCCAGCTCTGCATCCCCTTTAAATCCCAAGCCTGGAAAGAACCTCACACAGCAGGACGGAGCAGAGACACCTGTACAGTTAGCCAG ATCTCCAGTAAGCGTAGCACTGCCACCACCACGGACCCTCACTCCTGGAGACAGCAGGATGGAGAAGAGGAGATGCCCCTCCAGGCAGAAGATATCCGTCCTGAAATGAGAGAAGATCTCCACGACCCCAGCTACCAGGATGAGGAGGGGCCCCCGCCCAAGCTGGAGTACGTCTGGAGGAACATCATCCTCATGGCCCTGCTGCACGTGGGGGCCCTGTATGGGATCACCCTGGTTCCCTCCTGCAAGGTCTACACCTGGCTCTTTG GAATATTCTACAACGTGGTTGCTGGTTTGGGCATCACAGCTGGAGCTCATCGCCTGTGGAGCCACAGAACATACAAGGCACGGCTGCCGCTGCGGATTTTCCTCATCATCCTCAACACCATGGCGTTCCAG AATGATGTGTACGAATGGGCCCGAGATCACCGCGCCCACCACAAGTTCTCAGAAACACACGCTGACCCTCACAATTCCCGCCGTGGCTTCTTCTTCTCACACATGGGTTGGCTGCTTGTGCGCAAGCACCCGGCCGTCAAAGAGAAGGgcggaaaactggacatgtctgACCTAAAGGCTGAGAAGCTAGTGATGTTCCAGAGGAG GTACTACAAGCTAGCTGTCACACTCATCTTCATCCTGCCCACACTGGTACCCTGGTACTTCTGGGGAGAAACTTTTCGACACAGCTTATACATCACCACTTTCCTGCGGCATGGTATACTTCTAAATTTCACCTGGTTGGTGAACAGTGCGGCCCACCTCTATGGACACCGGCCCTACGACAGGGGCATTGGCGCCCGAGAGAATCCCCTGGTTTCAATGGCATCTTTGG GCGAGGGCTTCCACAACTACCACCACACCTTCCCCTATGACTACTCTGTCAGTGAGTACCGCTGGCACATCAACTTCACCACGTTCTTCATCGACTGCATGGCTGCCCTGGGCCTGGCCTACGACCGGAAGAAAGTGTCCAAGGCCGCTGTCTTAGCCAAGATTAAGAGAACTGGAGATGGGAGTCACAAGAGTAGCTGA
- the LOC127687015 gene encoding stearoyl-CoA desaturase 4 isoform X4 has protein sequence MPLQAEDIRPEMREDLHDPSYQDEEGPPPKLEYVWRNIILMALLHVGALYGITLVPSCKVYTWLFGIFYNVVAGLGITAGAHRLWSHRTYKARLPLRIFLIILNTMAFQNDVYEWARDHRAHHKFSETHADPHNSRRGFFFSHMGWLLVRKHPAVKEKGGKLDMSDLKAEKLVMFQRRYYKLAVTLIFILPTLVPWYFWGETFRHSLYITTFLRHGILLNFTWLVNSAAHLYGHRPYDRGIGARENPLVSMASLGEGFHNYHHTFPYDYSVSEYRWHINFTTFFIDCMAALGLAYDRKKVSKAAVLAKIKRTGDGSHKSS, from the exons ATGCCCCTCCAGGCAGAAGATATCCGTCCTGAAATGAGAGAAGATCTCCACGACCCCAGCTACCAGGATGAGGAGGGGCCCCCGCCCAAGCTGGAGTACGTCTGGAGGAACATCATCCTCATGGCCCTGCTGCACGTGGGGGCCCTGTATGGGATCACCCTGGTTCCCTCCTGCAAGGTCTACACCTGGCTCTTTG GAATATTCTACAACGTGGTTGCTGGTTTGGGCATCACAGCTGGAGCTCATCGCCTGTGGAGCCACAGAACATACAAGGCACGGCTGCCGCTGCGGATTTTCCTCATCATCCTCAACACCATGGCGTTCCAG AATGATGTGTACGAATGGGCCCGAGATCACCGCGCCCACCACAAGTTCTCAGAAACACACGCTGACCCTCACAATTCCCGCCGTGGCTTCTTCTTCTCACACATGGGTTGGCTGCTTGTGCGCAAGCACCCGGCCGTCAAAGAGAAGGgcggaaaactggacatgtctgACCTAAAGGCTGAGAAGCTAGTGATGTTCCAGAGGAG GTACTACAAGCTAGCTGTCACACTCATCTTCATCCTGCCCACACTGGTACCCTGGTACTTCTGGGGAGAAACTTTTCGACACAGCTTATACATCACCACTTTCCTGCGGCATGGTATACTTCTAAATTTCACCTGGTTGGTGAACAGTGCGGCCCACCTCTATGGACACCGGCCCTACGACAGGGGCATTGGCGCCCGAGAGAATCCCCTGGTTTCAATGGCATCTTTGG GCGAGGGCTTCCACAACTACCACCACACCTTCCCCTATGACTACTCTGTCAGTGAGTACCGCTGGCACATCAACTTCACCACGTTCTTCATCGACTGCATGGCTGCCCTGGGCCTGGCCTACGACCGGAAGAAAGTGTCCAAGGCCGCTGTCTTAGCCAAGATTAAGAGAACTGGAGATGGGAGTCACAAGAGTAGCTGA
- the LOC127687015 gene encoding stearoyl-CoA desaturase 4 isoform X2: MMAHLPREISSKRSTATTTDPHSWRQQDGEEEMPLQAEDIRPEMREDLHDPSYQDEEGPPPKLEYVWRNIILMALLHVGALYGITLVPSCKVYTWLFGIFYNVVAGLGITAGAHRLWSHRTYKARLPLRIFLIILNTMAFQNDVYEWARDHRAHHKFSETHADPHNSRRGFFFSHMGWLLVRKHPAVKEKGGKLDMSDLKAEKLVMFQRRYYKLAVTLIFILPTLVPWYFWGETFRHSLYITTFLRHGILLNFTWLVNSAAHLYGHRPYDRGIGARENPLVSMASLGEGFHNYHHTFPYDYSVSEYRWHINFTTFFIDCMAALGLAYDRKKVSKAAVLAKIKRTGDGSHKSS; this comes from the exons ATGATGGCCCACTTGCCACGAGAG ATCTCCAGTAAGCGTAGCACTGCCACCACCACGGACCCTCACTCCTGGAGACAGCAGGATGGAGAAGAGGAGATGCCCCTCCAGGCAGAAGATATCCGTCCTGAAATGAGAGAAGATCTCCACGACCCCAGCTACCAGGATGAGGAGGGGCCCCCGCCCAAGCTGGAGTACGTCTGGAGGAACATCATCCTCATGGCCCTGCTGCACGTGGGGGCCCTGTATGGGATCACCCTGGTTCCCTCCTGCAAGGTCTACACCTGGCTCTTTG GAATATTCTACAACGTGGTTGCTGGTTTGGGCATCACAGCTGGAGCTCATCGCCTGTGGAGCCACAGAACATACAAGGCACGGCTGCCGCTGCGGATTTTCCTCATCATCCTCAACACCATGGCGTTCCAG AATGATGTGTACGAATGGGCCCGAGATCACCGCGCCCACCACAAGTTCTCAGAAACACACGCTGACCCTCACAATTCCCGCCGTGGCTTCTTCTTCTCACACATGGGTTGGCTGCTTGTGCGCAAGCACCCGGCCGTCAAAGAGAAGGgcggaaaactggacatgtctgACCTAAAGGCTGAGAAGCTAGTGATGTTCCAGAGGAG GTACTACAAGCTAGCTGTCACACTCATCTTCATCCTGCCCACACTGGTACCCTGGTACTTCTGGGGAGAAACTTTTCGACACAGCTTATACATCACCACTTTCCTGCGGCATGGTATACTTCTAAATTTCACCTGGTTGGTGAACAGTGCGGCCCACCTCTATGGACACCGGCCCTACGACAGGGGCATTGGCGCCCGAGAGAATCCCCTGGTTTCAATGGCATCTTTGG GCGAGGGCTTCCACAACTACCACCACACCTTCCCCTATGACTACTCTGTCAGTGAGTACCGCTGGCACATCAACTTCACCACGTTCTTCATCGACTGCATGGCTGCCCTGGGCCTGGCCTACGACCGGAAGAAAGTGTCCAAGGCCGCTGTCTTAGCCAAGATTAAGAGAACTGGAGATGGGAGTCACAAGAGTAGCTGA